GGGCATCCAGATCAGGCCGAGCAGCAGTGAGAAGCCAAAGGACTGGTAAAATTCGACAAACGATTTCTTTAATACTTTACCCAGGGTCGGAAAGAGCGGTAGCTTGTTCATGCGGCCTCCTTTCACATCCGATAAAATAATCGCTTCCGGGAATTTGAGCGCGCGCCCGCCTTGACAGGCGGTCCTCCGGGACGCTTCTTCCGCCTACATTCTTTCCGGGGCGGAGACGCCCAGCAGCTTCAGGCCGCGCTGCAAAACGTAGCCGATAGCCCGGGCCAGCATCAGGCGGGTTCCGGTCTGGCCCGGATCTTCGCTGATAAAGCGGCGGCGGTTGTAATAGGAATGGAACATGGTCGCCAGCTCCAAAAGATACCCGGTGACGCGGTGCGGCTCCCGGCGCTTGGCCGCCTCGCTGAGCAGATCGGGAAAATGTGCCAGCTTCTCCAGGAGTTGTTCCTCTTCCTCATCCCAATAGGTCGCCGGATCCAGATCCGCCGCCGGCAGGTTCTCCGGCGCGGCTTGCCGGAAGATACTGGCGATCCGGGCGTGGGCGTACTGGACATAGAAGACCGGATTCTCGTTGGTCTGGGATTTGACCAGATTGAGGTCGAAATCCAGGTGGCTGTCGGGACTGCGCATCAACAGAAACCAGCGGGCGCCGTCATTCCCCACCTCTTCCAGCAGATCGGCCATGGTGATAAAATCGCCGCGCCGCTTGGACATTTTAAACGGCTGTCCGTCCTTGATCAAGTTGATCTGCTGCGCGATCAGCACTTCCAGCCGTTCCGGGGCGATCCCCATGGCCGCCAGCGCCGCCTTCATCCGCGGAATATAGCCGTGATGATCCGGGCCCCAGATGTCGATGGCCAAGTCAAAGCCGCGCTCGAACTTGTTCAGATGGTAGGCGATATCCGCGATGAAATAGGTGGTCCGGCCGTCGGCGGTCTTGAGCACCCGGTCCTTGTCATCACCGTAGGCGGTGGTCCTGAGCCAGAGCGCTCCATCCTGCTCATAGGTGAGTCCGCGCCCCACCAACTCATCGAGCACCCGGTCGACCGTGCCCTGCTCGTGCAGGGAGCGTTCGCTGAACCAGCAGTCGTACTCGACGCCGTACGCGGCCAGATCGCGCTTCTGGCCGGCCAGGATGGTCCGGTAGCCGAAATCGCGGAAACTGGCGATCCGTTCCTCCTCGGGCAGCGCCAGATAGGAATCGCCCCGTTCGGTGATGAGCTGCCGGGCCAGATCATAGATGTAGTCCCCCTGGTAGCCGTCCTCCGGAAAATCCACCGTCTGTCCGAGCAGCTGCCGGTAGCGGGCGTCAATGGAACGGCCCAGCGTGTAGACCTGGTTGCCGAAGTCGTTGACGTAATACTCCCGTTCCACCCCGGCGCCACAGGCGCTGAAGAGATTGGCCAGGGTATCGCCGAGCGCCGCCGCCCTGGCATTGACCACCACCATCGGCCCCACCGGGTTGGCGCTGACGAATTCGAGCTGGATCCGGGTGCCGGCCAGATCGGAATTGTCGCCGTAGGCCGTTTTTTCTTCCAGGATCGCCGCCTGCACCTCGCCGAGCCAGTTCTGGTTGAGGTGAAAATTGATGAAGCCGGGGCCGGCCACTTCGATCCGGGCCACGTAATGGTTGGCCGGGAAGTTGGCCTGCAGGAGCGCCGCGGCCTCCCGGGGCGCTTTGCGGACCACCTTGGCCAGGATCAGCGCCAGATTGGAGGCGAAACTGCCGTGGCTCTTCTCTTTGGGAACTTCCAGGACGATCTCCGGCAAAGCCTCGAACTGAAGCTGCCCTTGTTCCCGGGCTGACATTGCCGCTTGCCGGAGGCCTTCCCGAAGGCTCTCCCGGACCCGGCGCGTGAT
The window above is part of the Hydrogenispora ethanolica genome. Proteins encoded here:
- the argS gene encoding arginine--tRNA ligase → MEKIITRRVRESLREGLRQAAMSAREQGQLQFEALPEIVLEVPKEKSHGSFASNLALILAKVVRKAPREAAALLQANFPANHYVARIEVAGPGFINFHLNQNWLGEVQAAILEEKTAYGDNSDLAGTRIQLEFVSANPVGPMVVVNARAAALGDTLANLFSACGAGVEREYYVNDFGNQVYTLGRSIDARYRQLLGQTVDFPEDGYQGDYIYDLARQLITERGDSYLALPEEERIASFRDFGYRTILAGQKRDLAAYGVEYDCWFSERSLHEQGTVDRVLDELVGRGLTYEQDGALWLRTTAYGDDKDRVLKTADGRTTYFIADIAYHLNKFERGFDLAIDIWGPDHHGYIPRMKAALAAMGIAPERLEVLIAQQINLIKDGQPFKMSKRRGDFITMADLLEEVGNDGARWFLLMRSPDSHLDFDLNLVKSQTNENPVFYVQYAHARIASIFRQAAPENLPAADLDPATYWDEEEEQLLEKLAHFPDLLSEAAKRREPHRVTGYLLELATMFHSYYNRRRFISEDPGQTGTRLMLARAIGYVLQRGLKLLGVSAPERM